Proteins encoded in a region of the Apostichopus japonicus isolate 1M-3 chromosome 19, ASM3797524v1, whole genome shotgun sequence genome:
- the LOC139959866 gene encoding uncharacterized protein, translating into MDSVRARISFGDNFSELATIHRRCLILVPRNECTTVNALKEYIRIKFSIDQQLNFGLSIDGYVLPEWESSQIIRENDTLCIFATDESSALPVLRNKRKKKRKSEDGSNRQIEPEAKKAKKSKRKKTKEPEKENDKKKKKHKHKTSSVLKKVHEVEELSIKQQERMQGDVDTDQTFPANVNSTIATEQQLVAEDDVENVVTMNGADVDAVRDQVEENRKKIDIDESGRLQEGGKEVNNLKNGDASQNNSLLSRNERMVAGLHETINNKDEITPLKKKRRRKRRKKSKSNIAVKSSGSQEQRPVSPHESTDGNNVQEGLGVSSSQSIRETLIIDKEHSSGHIVFDSDDDDDVENQSKKVEIQDESIKNGRVTDLLTSHLEQNGEVENDNSEVQGPGLAPTVTGEEAQQEKQFHKQVPKTYEAYQPLNGPPRNGDIIAFKTLELSSLYTPEVSEFKEGVVTKFDHKTQQVDIQLTTVPFTKPAAGEDQRDGRFEMEMDEDWTTDRQQEQATALISTHLSSLMDLKLIS; encoded by the exons ATGGATTCTGTTCGAGCCAGAATCTCATTTGGTGACAACTTTAGTGAGCTTGCAACAATACATCGAAGATGTCTTATACTAGTTCCGCGAAACGAATGCACCACCGTAAATGCACTAAAAGAATACATAAGGATTAAGTTCAGCATAGACCAGCAGTTGAACTTTGGTTTGTCAATAGATGGATATGTTCTCCCTGAATGGGAAAGCTCGCAGATAATAAGGGAAAATGACACACTGTG CATTTTTGCCACAGATGAGTCTTCCGCTCTGCCAGTTTTGAGAAACAAACggaagaagaaaaggaaatcgGAAGATGGATCAAATAGACAAATTGAACCAGAAGCAAAGAAAGCAAAGaagtcaaaaagaaagaaaacaaaagagccagagaaagaaaatgataaaaagaaaaaaaaacacaaacataagACATCATCAGTATTAAAGAAAGTACATGAAGTGGAAGAATTATCAATAAAACAGCAAGAAAGAATGCAAGGAGATGTAGACACCGACCAAACATTTCCAGCAAATGTCAATTCTACAATTGCAACTGAACAACAGCTAGTTGCTGAGGATGACGTGGAAAATGTTGTGACTATGAATGGGGCTGATGTAGATGCTGTGAGAGATCAAGTGGAGGAGAACAGAAAAAAGATAGACATAGATGAGTCAGGAAGACTCCAAGAAGGGGGTAAAGAGGTGAACAATTTGAAAAATGGTGACGCTTCACAGAACAATAGCCTATTGTCACGTAATGAGAGAATGGTAGCTGGGTTACATGAAACGATAAACAACAAGGATGAAATTACTCCattgaagaaaaagagaagaagaaaaagaagaaagaaatctaAATCAAACATTGCCGTGAAAAGTTCTGGATCCCAGGAACAAAGACCTGTTAGTCCTCATGAATCCACTGACGGAAATAATGTGCAAGAAGGGCTCGGGGTTTCATCAAGTCAGTCGATACGGGAAACGCTAATAATCGATAAGGAACATTCTTCTGGTCACATCGTCTTTGAttcagatgatgatgatgatgttgaaaACCAGTCAAAGAAAGTTGAAATTCAGGATGAAAGTATAAAAAACGGCAGAGTGACTGATCTCCTCACAAGTCATCTCGAACAGAATGGAGAGGTAGAAAATGACAACAGCGAGGTGCAGGGACCTGGATTGGCACCAACAGTTACCGGTGAGGAGGCACAGCAAGAAAAACAG TTTCACAAACAAGTACCGAAGACTTATGAAGCCTACCAACCACTCAATGGCCCTCCAAGAAATGGAGATATCATTGCTTTCAAG ACATTGGAACTATCATCTCTCTACACACCAGAAGTTTCAGAGTTCAAG GAGGGTGTGGTAACTAAGTTTGACCACAAAACCCAGCAAGTAGACATACAGCTCACCACGGTACCTTTTACAAAACCAGCTGCCGGAGAGGACCAAAGAGACGGACGCTTTGAGATGGAGATGGATGAAGATTGGACCACAGATCGTCAACAGGAACAGGCAACAGCATTG ATTTCCACTCATCTCTCATCTTTGATGGACCTCAAACTGATATCCTAA